In Spirosoma pollinicola, the genomic window ATTAATAAGCAGCTTACAAAAAAGCCCGGATCGAGTTACTCGATCCGGGCTTTTTTGTAAGCTGCTTATTAATCACCTCACTAAGACATCTTCACTACTGATTCAATAATGAATGTGCCATTTGTAAGTCGCTCAGCCTTGATTTTATATTGGCCATATCCAGCAGCAAAATGTTTAGACTGCATAATAAACCGATTCAATCCGTGCAAGCCATCCTGATAAGTTGAATAATCCTTTATCATTTGGAAATTATCGAATAAAAAATCGGCAAAACCTTCCGTTTGCATCAATACGTGACTAACGGCGACATAACCCATAAAGGGATCAGCATTTGTTTCAGATTCCAGTACGTTAACGGTAGCTATAGTATTCATAATAGAAACTAGTTTTCAGATCAGTATGAATTTATGTTTAAAGAAGTAAATGCGTATGGTAGATGGCCCCAATACCCTTTTAAAGGATAATTATTGGCGATAATTATAAAATTCTGACGCGATCTATGTGATCGCGCCAGAACACTTATTAGTAGATTTATATGATAATTTATATAAAAAATGAATTACCTCAACCATAAACGTAAAATATAAAATGCCTTGATTGAGGGCTATTAAATGATAGTATTTTTAAAATTTACTGTAAGTATTAACTAATTAATGCACGCCAAACGATTTTGAACAGTAAGATTAACTTTAGGTTTACGATAACAATATTATGAAAACTTAATTTCTTATGCAATAAAAATTTGAAAAAATTTTAGACACCAGTAAAAGCAAAATTCAACTTGGTATAATGCAATTTTATCAAACATTATAAATTGAATGGCGAATGGCATTTAGTCTGACTCCCGGTTGAGACAGGCCAGAATCAGAAGTATGAGTGTTGATATAGAAGCAATTGTTCTGATTAGGTGCCAGCTACCCCAGGGGCCTTCAAATTTCTGCCGTTGGGCAGCAATTTCTTCTAAAGAAGCTGTTTGTATAGAAAATGCGTCCAATCCATTATTCAGCGGAATATTACCCAGCACAGTAACACCAAGCGCACCAATCAGATAAACTAGCGTTGCCCCTACCAGGAGCCAAAAGCGGGCTGTAACAGGACTCCCATAATGAAGCCATGTACTGTATAACAGTAGAATTGGTGTTCCCAGAAAGCTAACAAAAAACACTGGGTTCTGAATAGCTTTGTTTATCGACTGCATAGCCATCAGGTAGGCCGTATCAGGCAAACGGTTCAGGCCTGGATTTACCGAGCAAGAATAGGCATAGAACAATCCCGCCATGAGGGCTGTGGTTAGTGTTGCACAGGCCAGTATTGTATTCGATAGCGTAGGCATAAGCGATCTTTTGCTTTATAATCCTTGACCACAAAAAAAACGACGGTGTCAGATTTTTACATCTGACACCGTCGTTAAGTTAGTTAGATTTCAATCAACCATGAAAGAAGTCTTTCATCTTGTCAAAGAACCCTTTCTCGTTCTTGTTCGGCCTGGGCTGAAAATTTGGTGAATTGCGTAGTTTCTCCAGAATGGCTCGCTCCTCTGCCGATAACATTTTAGGCGTCCAAACGTTGACATGAACAAGTTCATCACCCCGCCCGTAACCATTCAATTCTCTTATTCCCTTCCCTTTCAAGCGGAGAATTTTGCCACTTTGCGTGCCGGGTTCAAGGGTAATACGTGCCTTACCGTCAATGGTGGGCACCTCTACATTCATACCAATGGCTGCATCGACAAAGTTGACATATAAGTCGAACACAACGTTGTTTCCGTCGCGTTTTAAGTCAGCATCTTCTTCTTCCTCGATCACGATTAGCAGATCACCAGCGACACCGCCCCGTGGGGGAACGTTGCCTTTGCCACCTACCGACAATTGAATGCCTTCAGCTACGCCAGCTGGAATTTTGATCGGGATAACATCTTCCTGTAACACACGACCTTCCCCGAAACACACATCGCAACGATCTGTAACGATCTTGCCTTCGCCATTACAGGTTGGGCACGTGCTGGTCGATACCATCTGGCCCAGCATTGTGTTGACCACTTTACGGGTTTGGCCTGTACCGCTACAGGTTGAACAGGTCTGAACAGCCGTTCCGTTTTTTGACCCGTTGCCGCCACAGGTGTTGCAGGCAACATGGCGCTTAACTTTTATCTTTTTCTCAACACCGTTGGCAACTTCCTGCAAATTCAGCTTCAGTTTGATGCGCAGATCGGAGCCGCGACGAACGCGTTGCCGACCACCTCCGCCACCACCCTGGGCACCCCGGAAGAAACCACCAAAAGGCGAATCGTCGCCAAAGACGTCGCCAAACTGGCTGAAAATATCCTCCATAGATGGGCCACCGGCGCCGTATCCACCACCAGCGGCACCACCCATACCGGCATGACCATATTGATCGTAGCGGGCTTTTTTCTGAGGGTCGTTCAAGACATCATAAGCCTCAGCCGCTTCCTTGAATTTATCTTCGGCGGTTGGGTCGTCAGGATTCTTGTCGGGGTGAAACTTGATCGCCATCTTGCGATAGGCTTTCTTGAGGTCTTCTGTCGAGACGTTCTTGTCAACGCCCAGTATTTCGTAATAGTCGCGCTTCGTTGCCATATCTTTCAAAGAGTGAAAGAGTAAATGAGCGAAAGAGTGTCTGGCGCTTTACTATTCGCCTGTTCCCGTTGGTTCGGTGTCACTCTTTCACTCTTTCACTCTTTCGCCGTTAGCTTCCTACAATCACTTTTGCAAACCGAATGACCTTGTCATTCAGGTAATATCCTTTTTCTATTTCTTCGATAACTTTCCCTTTCAGGTCGTCGCTGGGAGCTGGGAACTGCGTAACTGATTCATGCAGGTCAGCGTCGAATGGTTGGCCTTTCGAAACCATTGGTTTCAGTCCTTTTCCTTCAAGAGTTTTAAATAACTTGTTGTAGATCAACGAAACACCTTCTTTCAAGGCGGCAACATCGTTGGTATTGTCGATGGATTGCATGGCCCGTTCGAAGTCGTCGACAACTGGAATTAATGCCTGCAAGACCCCTTGATTGGCATTGTTGATCAGCTCAAGTTTTTCCCTTGCCGTACGTCGACGGAAGTTCTCAAAATCAGCGTATAAACGGAGATATTTGTCTTTCAGTTCGGCTAGTTCATTACCAGCTTTGATGTCGTCTGCCGTTGCGGTTTCTGTCACAACTGCTTCTGCCGGAGCCGTTTCGTCACTATCGACTGGCTCTCCGCCATTAACGGTTACTGCGTCTTCGTCTGTCACAGGTGGTGTTGTCAGGTTGTCAGGTTGTTGCATATCGCTGGAT contains:
- a CDS encoding anthrone oxygenase family protein, with the protein product MPTLSNTILACATLTTALMAGLFYAYSCSVNPGLNRLPDTAYLMAMQSINKAIQNPVFFVSFLGTPILLLYSTWLHYGSPVTARFWLLVGATLVYLIGALGVTVLGNIPLNNGLDAFSIQTASLEEIAAQRQKFEGPWGSWHLIRTIASISTLILLILACLNRESD
- a CDS encoding nucleotide exchange factor GrpE, with protein sequence MENKDILDDQASSDMQQPDNLTTPPVTDEDAVTVNGGEPVDSDETAPAEAVVTETATADDIKAGNELAELKDKYLRLYADFENFRRRTAREKLELINNANQGVLQALIPVVDDFERAMQSIDNTNDVAALKEGVSLIYNKLFKTLEGKGLKPMVSKGQPFDADLHESVTQFPAPSDDLKGKVIEEIEKGYYLNDKVIRFAKVIVGS
- the dnaJ gene encoding molecular chaperone DnaJ translates to MATKRDYYEILGVDKNVSTEDLKKAYRKMAIKFHPDKNPDDPTAEDKFKEAAEAYDVLNDPQKKARYDQYGHAGMGGAAGGGYGAGGPSMEDIFSQFGDVFGDDSPFGGFFRGAQGGGGGGRQRVRRGSDLRIKLKLNLQEVANGVEKKIKVKRHVACNTCGGNGSKNGTAVQTCSTCSGTGQTRKVVNTMLGQMVSTSTCPTCNGEGKIVTDRCDVCFGEGRVLQEDVIPIKIPAGVAEGIQLSVGGKGNVPPRGGVAGDLLIVIEEEEDADLKRDGNNVVFDLYVNFVDAAIGMNVEVPTIDGKARITLEPGTQSGKILRLKGKGIRELNGYGRGDELVHVNVWTPKMLSAEERAILEKLRNSPNFQPRPNKNEKGFFDKMKDFFHG